The genomic stretch TCGCCATCCCCTTCTTCATCTACGCTGGCGACCTTATGGTTCGTGGCGGCATCGCTCAGAAGATCGTGGCATTCGCGGCGTCCCTCGTGGGCCACATCCGTGGCGGACTCGGTCAAGTCAACATCGTAACTGCGACCCTTTTTGGTGGTATTTCCGGCTCTGCAGTTGCCGAGGCAGCAGCCGTTGGCGGCTTGATGATCCCGCAGATGAAGGAACGAGGCTACGGCGCAGACTATGCCGTGAACGTGACCTCGATGGCGGCGTTGATCGCCCTTCTCCTTCCGCCCTCCCACAACATGATCATCTATTCCATCGCTGCGGGTGGGAAGATCTCCATCGCCGATCTTTTCACTGCCGGCGTTATCCCCGGTCTCCTGTTCGCGCTCACATTGATGGTCACCGCATATTTTGTGGCCCGCAGCCGCGGCTACCCCGTCGAATCATTCCCGGGCTTCCAGATCGCACTACAGCTGGGAGCCGTTGCCATCCCAGGCCTGCTTCTGATCGCCATCATCTTCGGCGGCGTCCGCTCCGGTATCTTCACGGCGACCGAGAGCTCGTGCATTGCCGTTCTATACGCCCTGCTCATCACGGTCTTCGTCTACCGGCAGATGACCTGGGAGGGCTTCGTTCATGCCACCATGGGTGCGGTGCGCACCACCGCAATGGTCCTGCTCATCATCGGCATGGCAGCCGCTTTCTCCTGGCTGATGGCCTTCCTCCGGGTGCCCGCAGCCCTGATCGCCTGGATGAACACCATCTCGGACAACCCGCTGATCATCTTGTTGCTCCTCAATATCCTGATGCTCTTCCTGGGCACGTTCATGGACATGGGCCCGACCATCATCATTGCCACGCCGATCTTCCTGCCGGTGGCGCAGGCCTATGGGGTCGACCCGGTGCACTTCGGGGTGATCATGATCCTGAACTTCGGGATCGGCCTGAACACGCCGCCCGTGGGTGCGGTGCAGTTCGTCGCCTGTGCGGTTGGTAAGATCAGTGTCTGGCAGGCGATGCGCTCCATTTGGCCCTTCTATCTCGCCGGCGTTGCGGTACTCGGCCTCGTCACTTACGTCCCCGCCATATCGCTATGGCTCCCGGGCGTTTTCAAATAGGACGCGGATATGCCTGCAGATCTGACCGTCGCAACCAAGGTTGAACGCAAGCCGAAACTCTCGGCCCACGTCGCCGCGTCCCTGCGTTCCCAGATACTGACGGGCGATATCGGCGTGGGACAGAAGCTTCCGACGGAGAGCCAGCTTACGGAAGCCTTCGGCGTCAGCCGCACCGTCATCCGGGAAGCGGTTGCGAACCTAGCAGCCGATGGGCTGGTCGAGTCTCGCCAGGGCGCAGGTATCTTTGTCTGCGAAAGGCCTGCCATGGCCTTCGCGTCGATCACGCAGGACATCGGGATGAAGATCTCGCATGCCCTCAATGTCATCGAGGTCCGCATGGGGCTCGAGATCGAAAGTGCGGGTCTTGCGGCACAACGCCGGAATGCTGCCCAGGAGGCTGCCATTCAGGAGGCCTTCTTCGAGTTCGACCGGCTGCTTGCCATGGGCGAGGCCACCGGGCGCAGCGATTTCATGTTTCATCGCGCCATTGCTGCAGCCACCAACAATCCATTCTACGTTGAAGTGCTGGATGCCCTGGGCATGCGGGCCATTCCCTGCGACATCACATCTCCCTGGGGCACCGACAGCCTCCTGACGAGGGAGTACCAGGTCATGCTCCAGCGGGAGCACCTGGCCATCCTGAAGGCTATCTCTGCCGGAGATGCCGAGGCGGCGCGTGCTGCAATGCGCGCGCACCTGACAGAAAGCCAGCGACGCTATCGAGATCGGCTGGCGGGTCAGCAGGCGGACTATCGCTTCGGTTCCGCCGCGACGCCCTGAACCACAATGACCATCACAGCGAGGACGCCATGACTGCGAACCATACAGACTATTCCATCCGCCAGGCCTTCGACACGGCAACGGGCGCGCAGATGGGCAGCAGCGCACTTCGCGACAACTTCCACATCGGAAATCTCTTTGTCTCCGGTCGGGTGAACCTCACCTACACCCACTACGACCGGATGGTGATCGGCGGCGCAGTGCCGACAAACGCCGCGCTCGCGCTGGAAACAATCAAGCCGACGGGAACCCCCGGCTTCCTCGATCGCCGCGAACTGATCGTCGTCAATATCGGTGGCAAGGGATCGATCGAG from Pseudorhizobium banfieldiae encodes the following:
- a CDS encoding FadR/GntR family transcriptional regulator — its product is MPADLTVATKVERKPKLSAHVAASLRSQILTGDIGVGQKLPTESQLTEAFGVSRTVIREAVANLAADGLVESRQGAGIFVCERPAMAFASITQDIGMKISHALNVIEVRMGLEIESAGLAAQRRNAAQEAAIQEAFFEFDRLLAMGEATGRSDFMFHRAIAAATNNPFYVEVLDALGMRAIPCDITSPWGTDSLLTREYQVMLQREHLAILKAISAGDAEAARAAMRAHLTESQRRYRDRLAGQQADYRFGSAATP
- a CDS encoding TRAP transporter large permease, whose protein sequence is MEYWILFGVFTLLMLIGTPIAFCLGVASFATVAYIGLPPLVVFQRLNSGMSVFSMLAIPFFIYAGDLMVRGGIAQKIVAFAASLVGHIRGGLGQVNIVTATLFGGISGSAVAEAAAVGGLMIPQMKERGYGADYAVNVTSMAALIALLLPPSHNMIIYSIAAGGKISIADLFTAGVIPGLLFALTLMVTAYFVARSRGYPVESFPGFQIALQLGAVAIPGLLLIAIIFGGVRSGIFTATESSCIAVLYALLITVFVYRQMTWEGFVHATMGAVRTTAMVLLIIGMAAAFSWLMAFLRVPAALIAWMNTISDNPLIILLLLNILMLFLGTFMDMGPTIIIATPIFLPVAQAYGVDPVHFGVIMILNFGIGLNTPPVGAVQFVACAVGKISVWQAMRSIWPFYLAGVAVLGLVTYVPAISLWLPGVFK